One genomic window of Glycine max cultivar Williams 82 chromosome 16, Glycine_max_v4.0, whole genome shotgun sequence includes the following:
- the LOC100779285 gene encoding 50S ribosomal protein L25 isoform X1, translated as MYLPRHHILTRLSPYRRHFSHSAAAVLRPPEPEPLTYLDGFPRPDPKHDETILAVPRADSGKNISAKERRAGRLPSIVFEQEDGQHGGNKRLISVRTDQIRKLVNHLGRSFFLSRLFLLEVRSGFDSENDVVETVRVLPRAIHLKAGTDAPLNVTFIRAPSDALLKVDVPLVFRGEDVSPGLKKGASLNTIKRTVKYLCPADIIPPYIDVDLSELDVGQKLVMGDLKVHPALKLLQPRDEAVVKIMGQRVSELQKKK; from the exons ATGTATCTCCCCCGCCACCACATCCTCACCAGACTCTCCCCTTACCGCCGTCACTTCTCCCACTCCGCCGCCGCCGTCCTCCGCCCCCCGGAGCCGGAGCCCCTCACCTACCTCGACGGCTTCCCTCGCCCCGATCCCAAGCACGACGAGACCATCCTCGCCGTCCCCCGCGCCGACTCCGGCAAGAACATCTCCGCGAAGGAGCGCCGCGCAGGGCGCCTGCCGAGCATCGTGTTCGAGCAGGAAGACGGCCAGCACGGCGGCAACAAGCGCCTAATCTCCGTTCGCACCGACCAGATCAGAAAACTCGTCAACCACCTCGGCCGCTCCTTCTTCCTCTCCCGCCTCTTCCTCCTCGAAGTTCGCTCCGGCTTCGACTCCGAAAACGACGTCGTCGAGACCGTTCGCGTCTTACCCCGCGCG ATTCATTTGAAAGCTGGGACGGATGCGCCGTTGAATGTGACTTTTATTAGGGCTCCGTCGGATGCTTTGTTGAAAGTTGATGTTCCTCTTGTCTTCAGAGGAGAAGATGTATCGCCTGGACTCAAGAAAG GTGCTTCTTTGAATACCATCAAAAGGACTGTCAAGTACTTATGCCCTGCTGACATTATTCCTCCATATATTGACGTTGATCTAAGTGAGTTGGATGTGGGCCAGAAGTTGGTCATGGGAGATCTCAAAGTTCATCCTGCTTTAAAACTTCTTCAGCCAAGAGATGAAGCCGTTGTTAAAATTATGGGCCAAAGAGTTTCTGAActacaaaagaaaaagtaa
- the LOC100779285 gene encoding 50S ribosomal protein L25 isoform X2 produces the protein MYLPRHHILTRLSPYRRHFSHSAAAVLRPPEPEPLTYLDGFPRPDPKHDETILAVPRADSGKNISAKERRAGRLPSIVFEQEDGQHGGNKRLISVRTDQIRKLVNHLGRSFFLSRLFLLEVRSGFDSENDVVETVRVLPRAIHLKAGTDAPLNVTFIRAPSDALLKVDVPLVFRGEDVSPGLKKGLSTWPGKSSGHRLNLMLVGFM, from the exons ATGTATCTCCCCCGCCACCACATCCTCACCAGACTCTCCCCTTACCGCCGTCACTTCTCCCACTCCGCCGCCGCCGTCCTCCGCCCCCCGGAGCCGGAGCCCCTCACCTACCTCGACGGCTTCCCTCGCCCCGATCCCAAGCACGACGAGACCATCCTCGCCGTCCCCCGCGCCGACTCCGGCAAGAACATCTCCGCGAAGGAGCGCCGCGCAGGGCGCCTGCCGAGCATCGTGTTCGAGCAGGAAGACGGCCAGCACGGCGGCAACAAGCGCCTAATCTCCGTTCGCACCGACCAGATCAGAAAACTCGTCAACCACCTCGGCCGCTCCTTCTTCCTCTCCCGCCTCTTCCTCCTCGAAGTTCGCTCCGGCTTCGACTCCGAAAACGACGTCGTCGAGACCGTTCGCGTCTTACCCCGCGCG ATTCATTTGAAAGCTGGGACGGATGCGCCGTTGAATGTGACTTTTATTAGGGCTCCGTCGGATGCTTTGTTGAAAGTTGATGTTCCTCTTGTCTTCAGAGGAGAAGATGTATCGCCTGGACTCAAGAAAG GTCTATCCACTTGGCCAGGGAAGTCTTCGGGTCATAGGTTGAACTTGATGCTTGTAGGTTTCATGTGA